ATTGCCGGCGCATACAGCACCTGGTTGGCTGTGTAGTTTTGTCCGCCGGCAAAGGTCGGCTTCAGTTCAATGTCGCCGTCACCGATGTCAGTTGCGATGCTGCTCGAGGTGTGGTTCACCAGTACTTCGTACACGTTACCCAAATCATAGAAGTACATACCATCTGTATACGGTGTCGCTGTCTGCCATTGGTCGCTGGCGGTGTTGACGTTGTTCACGAAGAGTTTATACGCTGTGTTCGCACCCATCGCGCTTCCCAGTGTCAGGCGGTAGGCGTTGGTACCCGCTGGCAAGGCGGTCGTAATCGTTGGTGATGAGACAGCGCAGGTCGTGGCAGTCGCTGCAGCGATACAGTAGTTGGCTGAATTACCAGCGGCTGTCGCGTTGGGTGTTCGTGAATATTGTACCGTGATCGAATAGCCATCGGTTTGCAGATCGTATGCAGGTGTCGCGCTCGTGATATTGAAGCCAGCGGTCGCTTCGTAGCCGGTGAAGGCTGCAGCCGTCGCGGTGAGTGTCGCGCCTGCTGCGACAACAGCAGGTGTAAGGCTTTGCGCCGCGGGCAACACGTCGGGGCCGGCAACGCAGCGCACTTTCTTGCGGTTGGTGGATATACGTTTCGATTCGAGCAATGCTCCGGTGCTGCCGCCTGCTCCCATTGAACCCTTCTTGAATTCGACGACGTAAGCATCAGAATAGTAGGTCTGGCCGCTCACGAGCGCTGAGATGCCTGTTGCTGTCCAGTAGCCTTTGCTGACAGCCGTATTGGGAAAAGGGCCTTCCCACAGAAATGGTGCAGAAGTCTGCGCATAGCCGTGAATCGCGGGTGCTTCGGGCGCCGATGCATGCGGTTCGGAAAATGTAAGCCCCGTAAACGTATTGCGTGCGCCATAGTCGACCAGCGATTCGAGTTCTTGCACGGTCGGCAGGCGCCAGTCGCGGCGGCCGCCATAACCCTGGCCAGCGTTCATGAGGTTGAGGGTCGAGCACGCATTAACCGCGCTGTTCCACGTGAAGTCGGTGGGCGCGTTGTAACACTTGTCGCCGACGTTCCAGAACGTCTGGCCTTCGCTGCAGGTTTTCCAAACCAGGCTCGTGACACTGTCGATCGAGTAGGGTTCGCAGGCCGCGGTGCCACCGACGACAGCACAATTCGTCGAGATGAGATTTTGTGGATGCGCACCCGTAACGAACCGGCGGCCGTTGACCATGCCGCCAGAAGCCGCGCCATAAATCGTGGGCCCGTGAAAGCTGCTCATCGGGTCGACAAAGCCGTTTTGCCCTGCGGGGTAATCTTGCGTGCCGACTTTCGGTTCACCGCCGTCTTCGACACAGGCCTCGCGCTCAATCCACTTATCCTGCCCCGGTGAGTAGTAGTAACATGCGTATTGCCCAGTGTGAACGACTTTGTAACGGCCTGAATCCCACTGAGCATAAAAAGAGAAGCGCGTCTCATTCGCCAATGGCATGTCGTCTAAGTTCTGCAGAGTGTCGTTGTTGAAGTCAAAGCCTATGAAGTTGTTCTCAGGCCACCGCACCCAGCCGAGCTGAATCGTGAGCGTGTCGTTCAAAAACGTCGTCGACGACCAGGTAAAGGTCGACCCCGAATTGGGTACTGTGAGCCAGATGATCTGGTTGCTCTGCAGGTCGCGCACATAAGTGTTGATGACGGGAGTAAGGCTCGTCGCCATTGTCATGTCGAACACGACACGAATCTGCGTGCCGTTGGCGCCGGTGACGGGCGAGACGGATGCGCCGTTGGCCGGCGTCGTGCTGAGAATTCGCGGGTTCACCTTTGCGCCGCGGCCCGAGATACTGTTCGCCGGCGGAGCGAATCGCTCGAAGCCACCCTGGCAGGCGCTGAACATGAATGCAGCGAGCGAAATTAGAGAAAGTTGTTTGAACATTATGGGACTATGGCTCCTATTAACTATAGCGGGCAGGCGGGCCAATGTGCCAAAATGATGGTGAACGACTGTTTCTTTTTGCGGAGCATCTCATTTCTGTTATGGATTCAAACCCGCAGCCAGGGGGAGGCCTGCTCACTTGAATTATGGTTGAAATTATGGGAACCTTTCTGTATCATTTGTCCATGGGTGTCCAAAATATGTCGGCCGAAAGTACCACGCTTGTCGCAATGCTCGAGGGATTACCAGAAGTCGGTCGCAAGCTTGCATACGAGAAAGCCCGTGAGGCTATCGAACTGGTAGCCGAAGACCAGATTTGGCAAGAGAAATTCAATAATAATCCGGCTCCATTGAGCTTTATCGCCGAGCGGATTAAGAAAGCCAAAGAAATCGGCGAAATTCAGCCATTTTAGTTTGGAATCATTCGCCACAGGCAATTTCTGGCGTTCTTTTAACGCTTTGCCCGAAGAGATTCAGGCTCTGGCCCGTCAGAAATTTGATCTCTGGAAACAAGACCCGTTTCATGGTAAATTGAATTTCAAGTGCGTTGATAAGGATAATGAAATCTGGTCAGTCCGTGTGAATTTGCAGTATCGTGCGCTGGGGCAGCGTGACGGCGATTCAATAATTTGGGATTGGATCGGCACGCATGCAGAATATGATCGCATTATAAGCAAATAGGCTCTGCGGTGGGCGGGCGAAAAAGTCCGAGCTGATCGTTCGCCAAACTCAAGCCCATAACGAACGCTATTTATCTGCCTTATCGATGGTGTGAATCAGATATTGCTCAGCGCTGCTCAGATTGTCGATGGCGCTGCGCAAGAGGTTCAGGAAAAACTGCGGATGCAGGCCGCCGGCGAGCTTGACCGCTTTCTTATCCATGATGGCGAGTGTGGCCGACAGCGACTTCACCTTAAAGGTCTGCAGGCGAACTTCAGATTCTGCCATGAGTTCGACGTCGCCAAAGAATTGGCCAGCGCCAAGTTCTGAACCTACGATAAATGCCTCATGGTGATCGAGACGCACAACTTCGCCCTCAAGCACGATGTACATATTGCCGTCGAATGCTTTACCCGCACGGTAGACATAGTCGCCGGCGCGCAGGTGGCGCTGAGGCATCGCCTTGCCGTGTTGAATGAGATCAAACATGGTCGTGTACCTTTTTCATCGCGCGTGCTGCGCGTTTCGCCACGACGCCGATCAGGTTGGCGAGAAAGCCCGGGTTGGTTTTGGCGAGCCACGCAAAAGTTTTGATGTCGATGCGCCCGAGCTTGGCTTCAGATGACAATACGCGCGCGCTCGCCGAGCGGGGGTTGGCGCGAATGAGGGCCATTTCGCCGAAGAAGTGGCCCTGAGAAAGTGTGCGCAGGGTACCGAGGCCAGATTTCGAAATTTCAATATCGCCAGAAAAAATGAAATACATAAAGCCGTCTGATGGGTCGCCTTCTCGAAACACGTACTTACCGTGTATAAGTCGCACCGGTTGTATTTTCTGTGCTTCACTCATTGTCTGAGTCCGTAGAGTCTGACAGCTTCGTTCTTGCCACGAAGCTGCGTCGTGGTCAGTTCATGTTTTTCGCAGGTAGGATATCCCGCCGTCACGGTGTTTTCGTCGACGATAATGTTGAACGCCGAATCTTTTGTCAGGTCTTGAATGCGCGCTGCGGTATTCACCGAATCACCCATGACGGCAAATTTGATCATGCGTTCTGAGCCGATGTTGCCGGCGAATATTTTACCTCGGGCAATACCGATGCCGAAACCATAAGGTACCTTGCCCGCTTCTTCGCGCTTGCGGTTGAGCTGTGTCATGTGGCTTTCGATGGCGAGAGCTGCGCGCACCGAGTTAGCCGCATCGGCCTCTTTCGGGAAAGGGCAGCCAAACGTGGCGAGAATACCGTCACCGAGTAGTTCGTTAATCGACCCGCCGTTGTCAAAGATGATGTCCATGAGGTCGGCGAACAGGCGCGAGATGCGTTCGGCGTATGCCTGCGGGCCGATCTTTTCAGCCATTGTCGTCGAACCGCGAATATCGAAAAACATGATCGACGCTTCTATGATCGCTCCACCGAGTTCGGTAGAAACCTCTTCGTTCAGAATTTTTTCGACAAGGTCGTCAGAAAAATAGCGCTGCAGACTTTTTTTCTCGCGCTCAAGCTTCAGGTTGAGTTCACGAATCTGCCGGCGGTAATCGACGCGCTCGAAGCCCTGCTGTATTTTCATCGAGAGCTCGGCGAAATTCAGCGGCTTCGGCAAGAAGTCGTCGGCGCCGGTCGACATGCAGACGATGCGAATCTCGGGCGAATCTTCTGCCGAAGTCATGAAAACCGGCATCGGTATCGGCCCGTCGGTATCTCTGATGTGTTTCAGAACTTCCATGCCGGGGTTGTCTGGCAGGTGCAGGTCGATAATCACCATGTCGGGTTCATTTCGCGTGAGGTAGGCGATGGCGCCGGTTGCGGTATCTACCGTGTCGACCTGGTATCCCCAGGCTTTAACATATGCTTCGAGTGCAGTTCGCTGCACGACCTCGTCTTCAACGATGAGAATCTTCTGCACGGCTGCCTATCGCTGCATCACCCGCGTTACGCCATCGCCAGCTGCGCGAACGGGTGCGTTTTCAGTTTAGCCATTGCTTCGGCTGACGCATGTCTGGCAATGACGTCGCCGGCGCCCCCGAGCCCTTGATAGAACTGCCGTGCCGCGGCGACGGCGGTGTCTTTCACAGCCATTGCCAAGAGCTGCGACGCCGAGACGGCAGCGATAAAGGTCAGCTTAGCCAGGTCGTCGGTGATGGTCGCGGGGGCACTGTCGTGTGAAATTTCCATCAGCGACTGGTAGATGTCTGGCAATTTCCAGTGCAGCGCTGCTTTTTTGCCGACTTCGGTATGTGTTATGCCATAAGACTGCTTCTCTAGCTGAATGAGGCTCCAGTTGTTTTTTTCACACGCGGCAATCATGTCGCTGTAATGCCCCTGCCTCTCCATGGCGATGATGTTCATGCCGATGCTGTGCAATAGCGCCGCGAGAAAGCATTCGTCGGCCTGCGACTTCAGACGGGTTTCAAATGCAACGTTCTGCGCAACGAGCGCGGCGAAAATCGGGTATTGCGTCAGGTAGCGCCTGAAAGTATCGCTCTTGTAGTTGGCGGCCATCGTCTTGGTGCTGAGGTAGATAACCAGATTCTTCGTCGCCTTTATGCCGAGCACCGCGAGCGCGTCGCGCAAAACCTTGACCTTGCCAGAGCGCCCGTAAAACGCGGAGTTCGAAATGCGCAAGAGTTCGGCGCTGATCGCTCTGTCGGGCACGACGATTTTCTCGAGATCAGCCGCGCCGTTTTTCGGATTATTCGCGTCGAACTGTATCACCTGAGCAACGATGGCAGGCAGAGGTGGTATCGCGATCTCTTGCATTCTGTTCAGCGTTTTCCCGGTAATTGGCGCGAAAAGCTATTTTCCCGTTGGCTTTGCCTAAACAGCCTGCGGGGTGCTGCTCAATGCGGCATTGCGCTATCGGGTAGGTTTATGCCATCGAGCTTGACGGCGATGCCTCTGTGCTGTGCTTCTATAGTAAAGTCGAGAATTGCATCTTTTATATCTTCTGCCATATAGCGGCATAGCGTACCGTCAATTTCGACTTGGGCACCGTCTGGAATATTTGCAAAAGTTTTCACGAGTCCGCCACGGTTGAGAAAACTCATCTCTTCTGAGAGCCTAATAGTGAAGCGCTTCTTACCCCGGTATTCGCTCTCGCTCATTGTATGGGCAACCTTGAAGGTCCGAAACAGAATGATGACCAAGGTCACTGCAAGGCCGATGCCGACCCCGGTCAGCAGATCGGTGGCGACTACCGCCGCGAGCGTGGCCAGAAAAGGCACATACTCCTCAGGGCCACGCGCCATTATCGACCGGTAGAGCTTCAGGTCGTTGAGCTTGATGCCCACAAAAATCAAGACAACCGCCAGGGCCGATAGCGGAATCATATTCAGTGCCACGGGAATCATCGCCACAGCAATCAAAAGTAGCAAGCCATGAAAGACGGCGCTGCGTTTTGATTGGGCTCCTGCGTTCATATTGGCGGTGCTTCTGACTATAACCTGCGTGCAGGGTAAGCCGCCCGCGAGGCCGCAGACCACGTTACCGACTCCCTGGGCAAAAAGTTCACGGTTTGGGGGGGATATCCGCCTTTTAGGGTCGAGTTTATCTGTGGCTTCGAGACTCAGCAATGTCTCGAGGCTTGCAACGGCCGCGATGGTCAGGGCAATGACCCAGACTTTGGCATTGCCGATTTGTGAAAAGTCGGGCAGCGTGAGGTGCACCAGCAGTTCTTTGGGGTTGTCGGTCACGGGCACTTTGACGTACTGCGACGCTTGGTCGAGCGTGAGCGCAGAGATTTCCCGAAAGAAGGCTGCGAGTGCGATGCCGGCAAGTACAACGATCAGTGATGGCTGTAAAAGGGCGCCGAACCGTGTTTTGCTTGCGCGCAGTTTTGGTATAAGAATATACAAGGCCGCGCCGCTGAGGGCAATCAGCAGCGTGCCAGGGTGTATGCGTTTGAGCGCTTCGGCGAATCCGCCTTGAAACAGGTTTTGCACACCGGCAATACCCAATGCATGCGGCAGCTGCTTGATGATGATGATCACGCCAATCGCCGAGAGCATACCCTTGATAACCGACGAGGGAAAAAAATACGAGAGGGTGCCGAGGCGCAAGATGCCAGCCAGTATCTGTATACACCCGGCGATCAGCGTGGCGAGCAAGAATGGTTGCCAACCGAGGGCCGCTATGCCGCCGAATACGATAACCGTCAGCCCCGCAGCAGGGCCACTGACCCCGAGGGCCGACCCGCTGAGCGCACCGATGATAACTCCACCGACGACTCCGGAAACAATGCCCGCGAAAAGTGGTGCACCAGAGGCGAGCGCAATGCCCAGGCAGAGCGGCAGCGCCACCAGAAAGACCACGAACGATGCTGTCAGGTCGGGCAGCAGGCTACGTGTCATGGCTTGGTTTTGTGGCATATACCCCAATGGCGTGCAGAAACGGATTCACCGCGTAAATCAATTGCAGGTGGCCGAAACCTCGGCAGAATTACAATTGCCGCAGCGTAGAAGCTTTCACCTCTAGTTGACAGGCAGGCCTTCAATACTGCGGCCGAGTTCAGCGAAATGCAGACAGCACGAATCAAATTTGGGGCCCTGGTGTCGCTTTCTGTCAGCACTCTGTTGCTCATTGTCAAATTCATCGCGTATTACCTTACCCATTCGCAGGCAATTTTCTCTGATGCGCTCGAAAGCATCGTCAACGTGGTTGCGGCGAGCCTCGCCCTTTTTGTCATCTACATCAGCTCAAAACCTGCCGATCGAAATCACCCCTACGGGCACGGCAAGGCAGAATATTTCAGCTCAACGGTCGAAGGTGCGCTCATTTCATTTGCCGCCGTCATGATCGGCATCGAAAGCGTGAATGCCCTAGTTTCGGGGCAGAGCATCTCTCGCCTTGACACCGGGCTCGCCCTCATCGTTGCTGCGGGCGTCGCCAACGCGCTGCTCGGCCTCTACCTTGTGAATATCGGCAAGAAGAGCCAATCGGCGGCCCTCGTCGCGAGCGGCAAACATGTGCTTTCTGATTCTTACACGAGCGCGGCGGTGATTGTGGGGCTCGGTGCCGTGAAGTTCACGGGCATCAGGGAATTCGATGCGGTCGCGGCCCTGGCTGTCGCCGCAGTTCTGGCATTCACGGGTTTCAGGCTCGTGCGCGATTCAGTGCATGCCCTTATGGATGCCGAAGATACGGCCCTCGTCGATCGTATCGCGAAGGCATTCACCGAGAACCGCCAGCCTGGCATCATTCGAATTCACCACACCCGCGTCATTCGCGCAGGTAAATACCACCATATCGATGCGCACGTCGTGGTACCAGAATTCTGGAGCGTTTCGACGGCGCATGAACAGACGGCGCAGTTCGAAGCCGACGTGATGCAAAACCATGACCACCAGGGCGAAATTCATTTTCACATCGATCCGTGCCGGCGCGTCTATTGCCATGCCTGCGATCTTGAGGATTGCAAAATCAGGCGCGAGCCTTTTGCCGCTCTGATTCCTTTTAGCTTTGCCGAACTGACTTCACCCACCGAGCCCGAAGAACTGCAGCACCCGCCGCCGCCTGCTAATCTGGTTTAAGCCAGATTTCGGGCGTGACCGTGAGCTCGGTTTGCCCGTCTGCAAAGGTAATTTCGCTGTCTTGTATTGTGCAATAGAGCTGCATGGTGCGCTCTGCCAGTTGTGCCAGATTCTTGATTTGCCCGTCGGGCAGAAACAGCACGCTCAGGTTGTCAAACCGCCCGAGGTCGTTCTGTATCGACTGCCACCAGGGCTTCGAACGACCGAGCCCGTATGAGTAGATGAAGACGTTTCGTGCCCGTGCGCAGGCTTTGCGAATTCGCTTCTCATCGGGGTGGCCAATGTCTATCCAATCGAGAATTTCGCCCGATAAATTCTTGCGCCAGAGCGCCGGGGTGTCTTCGGTGCTCACGCCCCCTGCAAGCTCCAGCGCGGGGTCGGCGTGCATACCAAAGACCAGCAGCCGCACCATCATGCGCTCGTCGGTCTCTGACGGGTGCCGCGCGAGCGTCAGCTTATGCTGCTCATAATAGTCGCGGTCTGTATCGGTTACCTGCAGGTCGGCTTTGAAGATTGTCGATTTGATCGCCACGCGATAAACCGATCGTGTGATGAAAACTTTGCGTAAAGCGCATTCGCCGGTCGTCAATTCAATTGGCTTTCGTCGTGTTGACCTTAACCAGAAGGTAGCGGCCGTCCGATTCTCTGAGCCGACCTTCTTTCAGCATACACGCGAGCGCCCGGCTGATCGATTCAGCCGAGGTGTTCAAAGCCCGGGCGATCTGGTGCTTTCGCATCGGTAACGCGACCCAATCAGCTCTGGCACCGATCTGGTGCAGATAGTTTTCAAGCCGCGATTTAACCGGCAGCGAAGAATTTGTCGCCTTTGAAATTGCCACCTCTTTTAGCGTACGCATGACATAACCTGAGAAGATGAACATCCATTCGGGGTCTTTCTGCAACACGCGCAAAAAGCGCTGCGCAGGCCAGAACAGAGCCCGCCCCGGTTGCAGCGCAGTCAGCGTGGCGATGTAGCGCACGTCATTTGACGTATCGAAGAGGGGAGGCACACCCGCAAGTTCGCCGGGACCGTATATTTTGATCACGCCTTCGGTTCCGTCTTCACCTGTCATGTGCCACTGATAACAGCCAGATTCAAGAAGAAAGACACCACGGTAGGGCTCTTGTTCGCGAAATACGGCCTCGCCTTTGGTAAACTGCACCTTGCCGCAGGCCATGCGAAGTTCTGCCGCGACTGCCGTTGGCAGTGCCGCCCAAAAATCATTGCGGGCTTCAGTAGCTCTTAAACCCATTATCTAGCATGAAGGCTGTGATGCTTCGCTTTGAAAAGTAGAAAATGCGTGCCCGGAAAATCAGCGCCAAATGCCGCCAAAACGGTGCAACAGGCCCGTTAGGGCAAATAGTATCGAAATTACAGTAACGAGGGTGATATGAATCGCCAGATTGCCGAGTGAGGCTGCGGTCAGCCCAGGGATAATGCGCAGTCGGGCGTGCAGTGCGAGACCCAAAGTCAGAGCGAGAAGAACCAACTTGGTCGCTATCGTGCGAGAGCCTGCCGAATTCAGGGAAAACCAGAGAGAAATATCGGGAACCTGTTGGTACGCGAGCCAAATACCGGTGAGTATAAGTAGCAGCAAAGCTGGTACTCCCACTCGTTCAAAATACTTTTCGAAATCGGTAATGCGCGTATGGTCACGCGATTTCAGCGCCGGCAGAAGCACGGCGCTGAACAGCACGATGTGGCCGCCTGTCCAGATTGTCGCGCAGAGCAGATGCACGGCAAGCACGAATGGATAGTTCACGGTTTGCCCTTCCCGGTTTCTTGTTTTGCGACCGCGGCGATGTAGCGCATGTCTTCCATGATAATGTGTTCGGTCAGCCAGGTTTCCATGAACTCGGCGAGTTCGTTTTCTGTTAAGAGGCCCTTATCGAGTTGGGCGCTCAACAGGTTGATGCGGGTTCGCATGAACTCATGCATCTTCTGATGGTACATCAGGTGTTCGTAGTTGATCTTTTCCATGATGACTTCTTCGAACGCGAAATGTTCGTTGGCATAACAAACCAACTCGTCGAGCACGGCTTTAAGGTTGGCCTGGCCTGAACTACTGCGTACAGATTCTGCAAGTGTTGCCGCGAGAGCGAAGAGATGTTGGTGCTGCGCGTCAATTTCAGGAACCCCGACCGAGTATTCAGAGCGCCATTCAGGCATTTCCATGGTTTCCCCCTTTGGAGGTAAGCGCCGGAATGTAGCGCATGTCATCTCTGAGTATATGCAATTTCAGCCAATTGCGTAAGAACTCTGCCAAGTCACGCGGGTCTAACCGACCCGCCTCAACTTCACTGCTATACTGCAAAATTCGGTCGCTCAACCTATCGTGTGATTGGCGGTGTTCTTCTAAGTGAGCGTAGCCTGCCCGCTGCATCAAAAGCTCTTCGTACGAAAAGTGCCTGCGGGCGTAAGCTGAGAGCTCGCTCAGAAGCTGCGGTAACGGGATCATTTCGCTCTGGCCGAGAATGCCGCGAATGAAGCGGTTGGTCAATTCAAAAAGGTAACTGTGCTGTGCGTCAATTTCTGGAATTCCCGTTGCATAGTCTGCGTTCCATTCGAGTGTTTCCATTTTGACTCTTAGCCGGGTTTGCCGTCGACGCGGGGTTGCCACAGCACATTTGCATACATTAATGAAAAGATGAAAAAGGCGGCCAACCAAAAGAGGCCAGACCAGGTATAGGCGGTAAGCGGCATGCCCGCAAATACTAAACCCACCCGAATGAAGAGTGCGCCATGAATCAGAACGTAGGCAATATTGACCGGTATGCCGGCATGAATCTTTCGACCCGTATGGCCCAGCGCGACCCGGGTCATCATGCCAAATATGAAAATGGCTGCTGCACCTATACCCAGTACATGCCAGGCAGGCGAAAGCGCAGCGCCACCCGCGAGCGCTGCCGCCAGCATCACAAGACCCAGCAAAAGCCACAGATAGCCCGAGAACAAAATGGCGAGAATCGGCCGTCGCACTGACGCGACCGGGTTCCACCCAACCCAGCGTACTGAATTCAGACCGGCAAGAAGTAGCAGCCCGGCCGCGGCAATGTACCGCAGCACGTCGTGCAGTGGCAGCAGAGCGTAGACCGCCACCGTGGCGAGCGTGGCAGAAAAAATGGCATTTTCGAGACGCTGCGAAATTTTGGGCTTCGCCTCGGGGATTGCGATCGAAGTAAAAAAAGGAAGAATTCGCCCGGCGATAACTACAATGAAGGCCATAATGAGCAGTAGCGAAACGTGTATCAGGTGTTGCGCCGGTAGATTACCTTGAGACCAGATCAACGCTACAGCCGTCGCTGCCTGCGCAGCGACAAACAAAGCATACAGATAAACAACCTTGTGATTGTGCTTCTGCGCTGGCTGCAGCAGCGGGCGCATTCGCGTTAACGCGTAAGCCGATGCCAGAACGTCCATGGCCACGGCGGCGATGAGCAGAGGCGCAGGCAAGAACCAGGCGAGCCTACCAGCCAGCCAGCCGGCAAAGACCAGGGCGAGCGGGCCTTTTGTGAGCATTTGCTGCCCACACCAGTTTTGCCCCGCTGTGAATAAAAAGCCCAGAATAGCTGCTCGGCTGAAGCCGAAGACCATTTCGTAGCTATGCCAATGCGTTGCGGCGATTGCCGTTGGCAGAATGTCAGAGCCTGAGAGTTTTGTCAGCCAGACAGAAATAACGAAAAGCGCATGTAGCCCGGTCGCGAGAAAGAACACGCGAAACGCGGTAGCGAATACCGGTAGATCGAACATACTGGCAGTGTACGCAGATTTACCGGGGTCGCCCTTGATCGCGATCAATAATCGCGGATTTTTTCCCGAAAATTTTCTACGCTAACGCTGAGCCCCGCGTGCTGCAGAACGATCTCGCCCTGCGGTGACAACAGCGAAAATACCGAAGAATGTGCGTATTCATAGTTGCTGGTGCCTGGCTCCGCCGCAGGCTGTTTCTTGTAGTTTACCCCGAGCGCGGCCGCGACTTCACGAATGGGTTCTGGCTTGCCGGTCAGCAAAACAAAGGAATCGGTGAGCCGCATCTTTTCGATGAATTTTCGAAGGTTAGCCGGATTATCCCTTTCATGATCGAATGAAATCATCAGAAATCGGGTATTGGCCCGCTGCCTGGCAGAAAGGCTCTTTTCGAGTCTCAGCATTTCTGCCGCAATGCGGGGGCAGATTGCGGTGCAGGTTGCGTAGAACATTGCCACGACGACGTATTTTCCCTGCAACTGGTGCAGCATCATCTGCTTGCCGTTCTGGTCAGTGAACATATCATGAAACTGGTACAGCGAAGCTCCGGAGAGTTTGCCTGCCTCCATCTTGTGGTGGGCATGCGGATCTTCTTCTTTTTTGCAGCCAATCGCAGCAGTTGCGCAAGCGACTGCTGCGATGAGCGAAATAATCGTTTTCATTATTTATCCTTGGCACACCGGAAGCCGAGGTTATTGCCGGTGTAATTTCCTTTTAGAGAGCTGCGCATTCCATAGCGCATGTAGGTTGCATAATTGCGCAAGTCATTGCCCGACAGGGCTGTGGCTCCGCAAAATAGATTGGATTCGGTATCGGTATCGGAGCGCGAATCACCCGTCACGGTGGAAGAGTTGAAATCGTCGACCCATTCCCAGATGAGACCGTGCAGATCGTTTACACCCTGGGGGCTGACGAGCCCCGAACCTATGAGCCCCCCGTTCAACTGGTCGTTGGGTTTGCCAAACCATGCGAGAATTTTTGCGTTCACTTCGCTCTGCTGGTCCCATTTGTTGTAGGTCGCGGCGAATTCCCATTCGTAGAGCGTCGGCAGGCGTTTGCCCTGCGCGGCGCAATAGGCCCTGGCGGCATACCACGACACCTGGGTCATGACGGTATGCGCCGAGGGTACAGCGAGATTGACGGTCTTGAGATAACCCTGATCAGCTTTGATCGGTGCCGTATTCGCCTTTGACCACGCCGGGTTGGCAGCGACAAAAGCGGCAAAATCGGCGACACTCACAGGAAAACGATCGAGCTGAAACGATTTGACCCTGACGGCCTTTTCTTCTTTGCGAAGGTCAAAGGGCCGAAAGGTGCCTGTCGGGATACGCACCATTGGCGTATCCCGGGCAAAAAGAGCGGCGCAGCAAACAGCCAGGCCTAGAATTGTGAGTCTGCGTCTCAGTGCACGCTCCGCTGAGCAGCGACTTCTTGCGGCGTGACTACTCCGCCCGAGTTGCCCCATGCATTCAGCACAAAGGTCAGAACATTGGCGACGTCTTCGTCACTGAGGCCCAATGCAGGCATCACGCTGTCATACTTCTCTTTGTTGACAACGATCGGGCCGCTCTTGCCTTCGAGTAAGACTCTGATCGCACGGACTTTGTCTGCGTTCAGGTAATCAGACTTAGCCAACGGGGGAAAAGCCTTGGGCACGCCCTGGCCTTCGTTCATGTGGCAAGCCTGACAGGTTGTGCCATAGATGCGCTTGCCTTCGGCGATTCGCTCCTCTTTCGATTTCGCAACCGCCTGGGTTGCCTTTTCAGCTGGCATTGTCTGCGTCGCGCCGCCTTCGCCGAGGTAAACAGTGTCGGCCTGCTTGCCCGAGTAGATCGCCGCGTTTT
The sequence above is a segment of the Turneriella parva DSM 21527 genome. Coding sequences within it:
- a CDS encoding SulP family inorganic anion transporter translates to MPQNQAMTRSLLPDLTASFVVFLVALPLCLGIALASGAPLFAGIVSGVVGGVIIGALSGSALGVSGPAAGLTVIVFGGIAALGWQPFLLATLIAGCIQILAGILRLGTLSYFFPSSVIKGMLSAIGVIIIIKQLPHALGIAGVQNLFQGGFAEALKRIHPGTLLIALSGAALYILIPKLRASKTRFGALLQPSLIVVLAGIALAAFFREISALTLDQASQYVKVPVTDNPKELLVHLTLPDFSQIGNAKVWVIALTIAAVASLETLLSLEATDKLDPKRRISPPNRELFAQGVGNVVCGLAGGLPCTQVIVRSTANMNAGAQSKRSAVFHGLLLLIAVAMIPVALNMIPLSALAVVLIFVGIKLNDLKLYRSIMARGPEEYVPFLATLAAVVATDLLTGVGIGLAVTLVIILFRTFKVAHTMSESEYRGKKRFTIRLSEEMSFLNRGGLVKTFANIPDGAQVEIDGTLCRYMAEDIKDAILDFTIEAQHRGIAVKLDGINLPDSAMPH
- a CDS encoding cation diffusion facilitator family transporter, translated to MQTARIKFGALVSLSVSTLLLIVKFIAYYLTHSQAIFSDALESIVNVVAASLALFVIYISSKPADRNHPYGHGKAEYFSSTVEGALISFAAVMIGIESVNALVSGQSISRLDTGLALIVAAGVANALLGLYLVNIGKKSQSAALVASGKHVLSDSYTSAAVIVGLGAVKFTGIREFDAVAALAVAAVLAFTGFRLVRDSVHALMDAEDTALVDRIAKAFTENRQPGIIRIHHTRVIRAGKYHHIDAHVVVPEFWSVSTAHEQTAQFEADVMQNHDHQGEIHFHIDPCRRVYCHACDLEDCKIRREPFAALIPFSFAELTSPTEPEELQHPPPPANLV
- a CDS encoding YaeQ family protein, which produces MAIKSTIFKADLQVTDTDRDYYEQHKLTLARHPSETDERMMVRLLVFGMHADPALELAGGVSTEDTPALWRKNLSGEILDWIDIGHPDEKRIRKACARARNVFIYSYGLGRSKPWWQSIQNDLGRFDNLSVLFLPDGQIKNLAQLAERTMQLYCTIQDSEITFADGQTELTVTPEIWLKPD
- a CDS encoding Crp/Fnr family transcriptional regulator; amino-acid sequence: MGLRATEARNDFWAALPTAVAAELRMACGKVQFTKGEAVFREQEPYRGVFLLESGCYQWHMTGEDGTEGVIKIYGPGELAGVPPLFDTSNDVRYIATLTALQPGRALFWPAQRFLRVLQKDPEWMFIFSGYVMRTLKEVAISKATNSSLPVKSRLENYLHQIGARADWVALPMRKHQIARALNTSAESISRALACMLKEGRLRESDGRYLLVKVNTTKAN
- a CDS encoding CopD family protein, which encodes MNYPFVLAVHLLCATIWTGGHIVLFSAVLLPALKSRDHTRITDFEKYFERVGVPALLLLILTGIWLAYQQVPDISLWFSLNSAGSRTIATKLVLLALTLGLALHARLRIIPGLTAASLGNLAIHITLVTVISILFALTGLLHRFGGIWR
- a CDS encoding bacteriohemerythrin; amino-acid sequence: MPEWRSEYSVGVPEIDAQHQHLFALAATLAESVRSSSGQANLKAVLDELVCYANEHFAFEEVIMEKINYEHLMYHQKMHEFMRTRINLLSAQLDKGLLTENELAEFMETWLTEHIIMEDMRYIAAVAKQETGKGKP
- a CDS encoding bacteriohemerythrin, encoding METLEWNADYATGIPEIDAQHSYLFELTNRFIRGILGQSEMIPLPQLLSELSAYARRHFSYEELLMQRAGYAHLEEHRQSHDRLSDRILQYSSEVEAGRLDPRDLAEFLRNWLKLHILRDDMRYIPALTSKGGNHGNA